In a genomic window of Magnolia sinica isolate HGM2019 chromosome 14, MsV1, whole genome shotgun sequence:
- the LOC131225227 gene encoding chromatin structure-remodeling complex protein BSH isoform X3 yields the protein MKPLPPSAYKQPIKFRIPTAENLVPIRVDVEVDGQHFKDAFTWNPSDPDSEALMFARRTVKDLKLPQAFVTPIAQSIQTQVSEFRSYEGQEMHTGEKLVPIKLDLRVNRTVVRDQFLWDLNNFESDPEEFARTFCSDLEIRDPEVGPAIAVAIREQLYEIAIQSVASARETRVSKKGRRGVEHVTVSKSGGTALDLMKLFGSKASVVRKRKEWDVYEPIVDILSPEEVEVLDAREERNAR from the exons ATGAAGCCTCTCCCGCCCTCTGCTTATAAACAGCCCATCAAATTCAGAAT CCCAACTGCTGAAAATTTAGTTCCTATCCGTGTGGATGTGGAAGTTGATGGACAACATTTCAAAGATGCATTTACATGGAACCCTTCTG ATCCTGATTCTGAAGCACTGATGTTTGCAAGAAGGACGGTGAAAGATTTGAAACTCCCTCAGGCATTCGTAACTCCCATTGCTCAATCTATTCAG ACACAGGTGAGCGAGTTTCGATCATATGAAGGACAGGAGATGCATACTGGGGAGAAGCTTGTGCCTATCAAG CTTGATCTTCGGGTTAATAGGACTGTCGTAAGGGATCAGTTTTTGTGG GACTTGAACAATTTCGAGAGTGATCCTGAAGAGTTTGCGAGGACCTTTTGCAGTGATCTTGAAATCAGAGACCCTGAAGTTGGA CCTGCAATTGCAGTTGCAATCAGGGAGCAGCTTTATGAG ATAGCCATCCAAAGCGTCGCCTCAGCAAGGGAAACCAGGGTAAGCAAAAAGGGTCGCCGAGGGGTAGAACATGTTACAGTTAG TAAATCAGGAGGGACTGCCTTGGACTTGATGAAGTTATTCGGTAGCAAGGCAAGTGTTGTCCG taAAAGGAAGGAGTGGGACGTTTATGAGCCCATTGTTGATATTCTTTCGCCTGAGGAAGTGGAGGTTCTTGATGCAAGAGAAGAGCGAAATGCTCGGTGA
- the LOC131225227 gene encoding chromatin structure-remodeling complex protein BSH isoform X2 gives MKPLPPSAYKQPIKFRIPTAENLVPIRVDVEVDGQHFKDAFTWNPSDPDSEALMFARRTVKDLKLPQAFVTPIAQSIQTQVSEFRSYEGQEMHTGEKLVPIKDLNNFESDPEEFARTFCSDLEIRDPEVGPAIAVAIREQLYEIAIQSVASARETRVSKKGRRGVEHVTVSKSGGTALDLMKLFGSKASVVRKRKEWDVYEPIVDILSPEEVEVLDAREERNARLKKKLDDKDDGYLTRFTRS, from the exons ATGAAGCCTCTCCCGCCCTCTGCTTATAAACAGCCCATCAAATTCAGAAT CCCAACTGCTGAAAATTTAGTTCCTATCCGTGTGGATGTGGAAGTTGATGGACAACATTTCAAAGATGCATTTACATGGAACCCTTCTG ATCCTGATTCTGAAGCACTGATGTTTGCAAGAAGGACGGTGAAAGATTTGAAACTCCCTCAGGCATTCGTAACTCCCATTGCTCAATCTATTCAG ACACAGGTGAGCGAGTTTCGATCATATGAAGGACAGGAGATGCATACTGGGGAGAAGCTTGTGCCTATCAAG GACTTGAACAATTTCGAGAGTGATCCTGAAGAGTTTGCGAGGACCTTTTGCAGTGATCTTGAAATCAGAGACCCTGAAGTTGGA CCTGCAATTGCAGTTGCAATCAGGGAGCAGCTTTATGAG ATAGCCATCCAAAGCGTCGCCTCAGCAAGGGAAACCAGGGTAAGCAAAAAGGGTCGCCGAGGGGTAGAACATGTTACAGTTAG TAAATCAGGAGGGACTGCCTTGGACTTGATGAAGTTATTCGGTAGCAAGGCAAGTGTTGTCCG taAAAGGAAGGAGTGGGACGTTTATGAGCCCATTGTTGATATTCTTTCGCCTGAGGAAGTGGAGGTTCTTGATGCAAGAGAAGAGCGAAATGCTCG GCTGAAGAAAAAGCTTGATGACAAAGATGATGGGTATTTGACACGCTTCACACGCAGCTGA
- the LOC131225227 gene encoding chromatin structure-remodeling complex protein BSH isoform X1, with amino-acid sequence MKPLPPSAYKQPIKFRIPTAENLVPIRVDVEVDGQHFKDAFTWNPSDPDSEALMFARRTVKDLKLPQAFVTPIAQSIQTQVSEFRSYEGQEMHTGEKLVPIKLDLRVNRTVVRDQFLWDLNNFESDPEEFARTFCSDLEIRDPEVGPAIAVAIREQLYEIAIQSVASARETRVSKKGRRGVEHVTVSKSGGTALDLMKLFGSKASVVRKRKEWDVYEPIVDILSPEEVEVLDAREERNARLKKKLDDKDDGYLTRFTRS; translated from the exons ATGAAGCCTCTCCCGCCCTCTGCTTATAAACAGCCCATCAAATTCAGAAT CCCAACTGCTGAAAATTTAGTTCCTATCCGTGTGGATGTGGAAGTTGATGGACAACATTTCAAAGATGCATTTACATGGAACCCTTCTG ATCCTGATTCTGAAGCACTGATGTTTGCAAGAAGGACGGTGAAAGATTTGAAACTCCCTCAGGCATTCGTAACTCCCATTGCTCAATCTATTCAG ACACAGGTGAGCGAGTTTCGATCATATGAAGGACAGGAGATGCATACTGGGGAGAAGCTTGTGCCTATCAAG CTTGATCTTCGGGTTAATAGGACTGTCGTAAGGGATCAGTTTTTGTGG GACTTGAACAATTTCGAGAGTGATCCTGAAGAGTTTGCGAGGACCTTTTGCAGTGATCTTGAAATCAGAGACCCTGAAGTTGGA CCTGCAATTGCAGTTGCAATCAGGGAGCAGCTTTATGAG ATAGCCATCCAAAGCGTCGCCTCAGCAAGGGAAACCAGGGTAAGCAAAAAGGGTCGCCGAGGGGTAGAACATGTTACAGTTAG TAAATCAGGAGGGACTGCCTTGGACTTGATGAAGTTATTCGGTAGCAAGGCAAGTGTTGTCCG taAAAGGAAGGAGTGGGACGTTTATGAGCCCATTGTTGATATTCTTTCGCCTGAGGAAGTGGAGGTTCTTGATGCAAGAGAAGAGCGAAATGCTCG GCTGAAGAAAAAGCTTGATGACAAAGATGATGGGTATTTGACACGCTTCACACGCAGCTGA
- the LOC131225227 gene encoding chromatin structure-remodeling complex protein BSH isoform X4: MFARRTVKDLKLPQAFVTPIAQSIQTQVSEFRSYEGQEMHTGEKLVPIKLDLRVNRTVVRDQFLWDLNNFESDPEEFARTFCSDLEIRDPEVGPAIAVAIREQLYEIAIQSVASARETRVSKKGRRGVEHVTVSKSGGTALDLMKLFGSKASVVRKRKEWDVYEPIVDILSPEEVEVLDAREERNARLKKKLDDKDDGYLTRFTRS; the protein is encoded by the exons ATGTTTGCAAGAAGGACGGTGAAAGATTTGAAACTCCCTCAGGCATTCGTAACTCCCATTGCTCAATCTATTCAG ACACAGGTGAGCGAGTTTCGATCATATGAAGGACAGGAGATGCATACTGGGGAGAAGCTTGTGCCTATCAAG CTTGATCTTCGGGTTAATAGGACTGTCGTAAGGGATCAGTTTTTGTGG GACTTGAACAATTTCGAGAGTGATCCTGAAGAGTTTGCGAGGACCTTTTGCAGTGATCTTGAAATCAGAGACCCTGAAGTTGGA CCTGCAATTGCAGTTGCAATCAGGGAGCAGCTTTATGAG ATAGCCATCCAAAGCGTCGCCTCAGCAAGGGAAACCAGGGTAAGCAAAAAGGGTCGCCGAGGGGTAGAACATGTTACAGTTAG TAAATCAGGAGGGACTGCCTTGGACTTGATGAAGTTATTCGGTAGCAAGGCAAGTGTTGTCCG taAAAGGAAGGAGTGGGACGTTTATGAGCCCATTGTTGATATTCTTTCGCCTGAGGAAGTGGAGGTTCTTGATGCAAGAGAAGAGCGAAATGCTCG GCTGAAGAAAAAGCTTGATGACAAAGATGATGGGTATTTGACACGCTTCACACGCAGCTGA
- the LOC131225938 gene encoding pentatricopeptide repeat-containing protein At2g22070-like — MLAKCGLTNASLYIFSNTHDKNIITWTTLITHFSQSHNPFQALTIFSQMRHSGPHPNQFTLSTILPACAQTTVPANGKQIHSIVIKHGFESDIFVGSALIDMYMKCTDLDAGRRVFDEMPQRNLVSWNAVIVGFVQNKVYDKAVRVFCELLREHSAGAADQVSFSSILSMCAHVGGLSFGRQVHAQVVKLGLKSLAYVRNSMVDMYSKCGCFEDALKLFSGSQDRDTVTWNVIAMGWVQNDCFEEACNCFWVMRREGISPDEASFSTALHAATGLAALDQGTSIHDQIIKIGFIRNLCVGSSLITMYAKCGSLAEAYRVFEEIKDRNVVSWTAMIAACQQHGCGDRVITLFEEMLAAGIEPDYITFVSVLSACSHNGLIEEGFRYFDSMSKVHGMRPRPEHYACMVDILGRAGRLDEAKRFIESMPVEPDATAWGALLGACRNYGNLEMGREVAERLFAIEPDNPGNYILLSNIYTSYRMLEEAEDVRRLMGVNRVRKETGCSWIDIQNTTYVFTVHDKSHSRTHEIYAMLDKLAELVKMNGYVAETQFAINSAGEYKEKSLWYHSEKLALAFGLISMPVGAPIRIKKNLRTCGDCHTVMKLVSEIFAREIVVRDINRFHQFTNGSCSCGDYW, encoded by the coding sequence ATGCTTGCAAAGTGTGGCCTCACCAATGCAAGCCtatacattttctcaaacacccaTGATAAGAACATCATCACATGGACCACCCTCATCACCCACTTCTCTCAATCCCACAACCCCTTCCAAGCTCTCACCATCTTCTCCCAGATGAggcatagtgggccccacccaaaccAATTCACCCTGTCCACCATACTGCCTGCTTGTGCCCAGACCACAGTCCCTGCCAATGGGAAACAGATCCATTCAATCGTGATCAAACATGGGTTCGAATCTGACATCTTCGTCGGCAGTGCGCTGatcgacatgtacatgaaatgcACTGATTTGGACGCAGGAAgaagggtgtttgatgaaatgccccaGAGAAACTTGGTTTCTTGGAACGCAGTGATAGTAGGTTTTGTGCAGAACAAGGTTTACGACAAAGCAGTTAGAGTGTTCTGTGAGCTTCTTAGGGAGCATTCAGCTGGGGCTGCGGATCAAGTGAGCTTCTCAAGCATTTTGAGCATGTGTGCACATGTGGGTGGTTTGAGTTTCGGCAGGCAGGTGCATGCTCAGGTGGTTAAGCTTGGCTTGAAGTCTTTAGCATATGTTAGGAATTCAATGGTTGACATGTATAGCAAATGTGGGTGCTTTGAAGATGCTTTGAAGCTGTTCAGTGGCTCTCAGGACAGAGACACTGTGACTTGGAATGTCATTGCCATGGGTTGGGTCCAAAATGACTGCTTTGAGGAGGCTTGTAACTGTTTCTGGGTCATGAGAAGGGAAGGGATTTCGCCCGATGAGGCGTCATTCTCAACAGCCCTCCATGCCGCCACAGGCCTTGCGGCATTGGATCAAGGGACTTCAATACATGACCAGATTATCAAAATTGGTTTCATAAGAAATCTGTGCGTGGGAAGCTCATTGATCACAATGTATGCAAAGTGTGGAAGCTTGGCTGAGGCATATCGAGTGTTTGAAGAGATCAAGGATCGTAATGTTGTGTCTTGGACAGCGATGATCGCAGCGTGCCAACAACATGGGTGTGGAGATCGAGTCATCACGTTGTTTGAGGAGATGCTAGCAGCAGGGATCGAACCTGATTACATAACATTTGTCTCTGTTCTCTCGGCTTGTAGCCACAACGGGCTCATTGAGGAAGGATTCCGATACTTTGATTCCATGTCTAAAGTCCATGGGATGAGGCCCAGGCCTGAGCATTATGCTTGCATGGTCGATATCCTTGGCCGAGCTGGCCGGTTGGATGAAGCAAAGAGGTTCATTGAATCAATGCCAGTTGAGCCAGATGCAACAGCATGGGGAGCTTTGTTAGGGGCTTGCAGGAACTATGGGAATCTGGAAATGGGAAGAGAAGTTGCGGAGAGGCTGTTCGCAATTGAACCAGATAATCCAGGAAACTACATTCTGCTTTCAAACATCTATACAAGCTATAGAATGTTGGAAGAAGCTGAGGATGTGAGGAGAttgatgggggtgaatcgggtgAGGAAAGAGACCGGATGTAGCTGGATCGACATTCAGAACACTACCTACGTATTTACGGTGCATGACAAATCACATTCTAGGACACATGAGATCTATGCAATGTTGGACAAGTTAGCAGAACTGGTGAAGATGAATGGGTATGTGGCAGAAACCCAATTCGCCATCAATAGTGCTGGAGAGTACAAGGAGAAGAGCTTGTGGTATCACAGCGAGAAACTAGCACTTGCATTTGGTTTAATAAGCATGCCAGTTGGCGCTCCAATTCGGATAAAGAAGAATCTGAGGACTTGTGGCGATTGCCACACGGTTATGAAGCTTGTTTCAGAGATTTTCGCACGGGAGATTGTTGTTAGAGATATCAATCGGTTTCACCAGTTCACCAATGGTTCATGTTCCTGTGGGGATTACTGGTAG
- the LOC131225124 gene encoding pentatricopeptide repeat-containing protein At2g03880, mitochondrial-like, giving the protein MRSLFPSPHSYTIPSRFLPHSRFLNHPTYSHTSSSRPHYPPFSPTHLNTLINSTIQTRNPNHATQIHAQIIIHGYNNSSITSIPSLQNNLINMLAKCGLTNASLYIFSNTHDKNIITWTTLITHFSQSHNPFQALTIFSQMRHSGPHPNQFTLSTILPACAQTTVPANGKQIHSIVIKHGFESDIFVGSALIDMYMKCTDLDAGRRVFDEMPQRNLVSWNAVIVGFVQNKVYDKAVRVFCELLREHSAGAADQVSFSSILSMCAHVGGLSFGRQVHAQVVKLGLKSLAYVRNSMVDMYSKCGCFEDALKLFSGSQDRDTVTWNVIAMGWVQNDCFEEACNCFWVMRREGISPDEASFSTALHAATGLAALDQGTSIHDQIIKIGFIRNLCVGSSLITMYAKCGSLAEAYRVFEEIKDRNVVSWTAMIAACQQHGCGDRVITLFEEMLAAGIEPDYITFVSVLSACSHNGLIEEGFRYFDSMSKVHGMRPRPEHYACMVDILGRAGRLDEAKRFIESMPVEPDATAWGALLGACRNYGNLEMGREVAERLFAIEPDNPGNYILLSNIYTSYRMLEEAEDVRRLMGVNRVRKETGCSWIDIQNTTYVFTVHDKSHSRTHEIYAMLDKLAELVKMNGYVAETQFAINSAGEYKEKSLWYHSEKLALAFGLISMPVGAPIRIKKNLRTCGDCHTVMKLVSEIFAREIVVRDINRFHQFTNGSCSCGDYW; this is encoded by the coding sequence ATGAGATCCCTCTTCCCTTCACCCCATTCTTACACAATACCAAGTAGATTCCTACCCCACTCAAGATTCCTCAACCACCCTACATATTCCCACACATCATCCAGTAGGCCCCACTACCCCCCTTTCTCTCCTACACATCTAAATACTCTCATcaacagcaccatccaaacaagaAACCCCAACCATGCTACCCAAATCCATGCCCAAATCATCATACATGGCTACAACAACAGCAGCATCACATCCATCCCTTCCCTTCAAAACAACCTCATCAACATGCTTGCAAAGTGTGGCCTCACCAATGCAAGCCtatacattttctcaaacacccaTGATAAGAACATCATCACATGGACCACCCTCATCACCCACTTCTCTCAATCCCACAACCCCTTCCAAGCTCTCACCATCTTCTCCCAGATGAggcatagtgggccccacccaaaccAATTCACCCTGTCCACCATACTGCCTGCTTGTGCCCAGACCACAGTCCCTGCCAATGGGAAACAGATCCATTCAATCGTGATCAAACATGGGTTCGAATCTGACATCTTCGTCGGCAGTGCGCTGatcgacatgtacatgaaatgcACTGATTTGGACGCAGGAAgaagggtgtttgatgaaatgccccaGAGAAACTTGGTTTCTTGGAACGCAGTGATAGTAGGTTTTGTGCAGAACAAGGTTTACGACAAAGCAGTTAGAGTGTTCTGTGAGCTTCTTAGGGAGCATTCAGCTGGGGCTGCGGATCAAGTGAGCTTCTCAAGCATTTTGAGCATGTGTGCACATGTGGGTGGTTTGAGTTTCGGCAGGCAGGTGCATGCTCAGGTGGTTAAGCTTGGCTTGAAGTCTTTAGCATATGTTAGGAATTCAATGGTTGACATGTATAGCAAATGTGGGTGCTTTGAAGATGCTTTGAAGCTGTTCAGTGGCTCTCAGGACAGAGACACTGTGACTTGGAATGTCATTGCCATGGGTTGGGTCCAAAATGACTGCTTTGAGGAGGCTTGTAACTGTTTCTGGGTCATGAGAAGGGAAGGGATTTCGCCCGATGAGGCGTCATTCTCAACAGCCCTCCATGCCGCCACAGGCCTTGCGGCATTGGATCAAGGGACTTCAATACATGACCAGATTATCAAAATTGGTTTCATAAGAAATCTGTGCGTGGGAAGCTCATTGATCACAATGTATGCAAAGTGTGGAAGCTTGGCTGAGGCATATCGAGTGTTTGAAGAGATCAAGGATCGTAATGTTGTGTCTTGGACAGCGATGATCGCAGCGTGCCAACAACATGGGTGTGGAGATCGAGTCATCACGTTGTTTGAGGAGATGCTAGCAGCAGGGATCGAACCTGATTACATAACATTTGTCTCTGTTCTCTCGGCTTGTAGCCACAACGGGCTCATTGAGGAAGGATTCCGATACTTTGATTCCATGTCTAAAGTCCATGGGATGAGGCCCAGGCCTGAGCATTATGCTTGCATGGTCGATATCCTTGGCCGAGCTGGCCGGTTGGATGAAGCAAAGAGGTTCATTGAATCAATGCCAGTTGAGCCAGATGCAACAGCATGGGGAGCTTTGTTAGGGGCTTGCAGGAACTATGGGAATCTGGAAATGGGAAGAGAAGTTGCGGAGAGGCTGTTCGCAATTGAACCAGATAATCCAGGAAACTACATTCTGCTTTCAAACATCTATACAAGCTATAGAATGTTGGAAGAAGCTGAGGATGTGAGGAGAttgatgggggtgaatcgggtgAGGAAAGAGACCGGATGTAGCTGGATCGACATTCAGAACACTACCTACGTATTTACGGTGCATGACAAATCACATTCTAGGACACATGAGATCTATGCAATGTTGGACAAGTTAGCAGAACTGGTGAAGATGAATGGGTATGTGGCAGAAACCCAATTCGCCATCAATAGTGCTGGAGAGTACAAGGAGAAGAGCTTGTGGTATCACAGCGAGAAACTAGCACTTGCATTTGGTTTAATAAGCATGCCAGTTGGCGCTCCAATTCGGATAAAGAAGAATCTGAGGACTTGTGGCGATTGCCACACGGTTATGAAGCTTGTTTCAGAGATTTTCGCACGGGAGATTGTTGTTAGAGATATCAATCGGTTTCACCAGTTCACCAATGGTTCATGTTCCTGTGGGGATTACTGGTAG